The following coding sequences are from one Arthrobacter sp. 24S4-2 window:
- a CDS encoding enolase C-terminal domain-like protein → MYSLGHFREYLEHGAAQIVQADVGRIGGITPWLKAAHLAEAFNVAISPHFLMELHVSLVAAVPNGQYVEHIPQLRSVTRSEIEVRDGHAVAPDAPGIGIDWNTDAIDDRRIA, encoded by the coding sequence ATTTACTCGCTTGGACATTTTCGCGAGTACCTCGAACATGGGGCCGCGCAAATCGTCCAGGCGGATGTCGGACGGATCGGAGGAATCACGCCGTGGCTTAAGGCTGCGCATCTCGCCGAAGCCTTCAACGTGGCCATCAGCCCCCACTTCCTGATGGAACTGCATGTAAGCCTCGTGGCGGCGGTTCCCAACGGCCAATACGTTGAACACATACCTCAACTAAGGTCGGTTACGCGAAGCGAAATTGAGGTGCGCGACGGCCACGCCGTGGCCCCCGACGCGCCGGGAATCGGAATCGATTGGAACACCGACGCAATAGACGACCGCCGGATCGCGTAG